One Staphylococcus simiae genomic region harbors:
- a CDS encoding YerC/YecD family TrpR-related protein, which translates to MQIEKLRGQALDELFDAILTLENREECYQFFDDLCTVNELQSLSQRLQVAKMIKQGYTYATIEQESGASTATISRVKRSLQWGNDAYTMILDRLNIDTKE; encoded by the coding sequence ATGCAAATTGAAAAATTACGTGGTCAAGCATTAGATGAATTATTTGATGCGATCTTGACGTTAGAAAATAGAGAAGAATGCTATCAATTTTTCGATGATTTGTGTACTGTTAATGAATTACAATCACTGTCACAAAGATTACAGGTTGCTAAAATGATTAAGCAAGGTTATACGTATGCAACAATTGAACAAGAATCAGGTGCATCTACTGCGACGATTTCAAGAGTTAAACGCTCACTTCAATGGGGTAACGATGCGTATACCATGATTTTAGATAGATTAAACATAGACACAAAAGAGTAG
- a CDS encoding nicotinate phosphoribosyltransferase yields the protein MYQLNDDSLMLQNDLYQINMAESYWNDNIHEKMAVFDLYFRKMPFNSGYAVFNGLKRVIDFIEHFGFSSSDIEYLQSIGYQDDFLNYLKTLKFTGSIRSMQEGELCFGNEPLLRVEAPLIQAQLIETILLNIVNFHTLITTKASRIRQIASGDDLMEFGTRRAQEIDAALWGARAAYIGGFDSTSNVRAGKLFGIPVSGTHAHALVQTYGNEYIAFKKYAERHKNCVFLVDTFHTLKSGVPTAIKVAKELGDKIHFAGIRLDSGDIAYLSKEARRMLDEAGFPDAKIIASNDLDEETITSLKAQGAKVDSWGVGTKLITGYDQPALGAVYKLVAIEDDNGNYSDRIKLSNNAEKVTTPGKKNVYRIINKKTGKAEGDYITLDHEDPHQQNPLKMFHPVHTYKMKFIKSFDAIDLHHTIYDNGKLVYDMPTEAESRDYLARSLQFIWEENKRFLNPQEYPVDLSTECWDNKHKRIFEVAEHVKEMEEDND from the coding sequence GTGTACCAATTAAATGACGATAGCTTAATGCTACAAAATGACTTATATCAAATAAATATGGCTGAAAGCTATTGGAATGATAATATACATGAGAAAATGGCGGTTTTTGACTTATATTTTAGAAAAATGCCTTTTAATAGTGGTTATGCAGTATTTAATGGTTTGAAAAGGGTTATCGATTTTATAGAACATTTTGGCTTTTCATCTTCAGATATTGAATATTTACAATCAATAGGTTATCAAGATGACTTTTTAAATTATTTAAAAACACTAAAATTCACTGGTAGCATTAGGTCAATGCAAGAGGGTGAACTATGTTTCGGTAATGAACCATTGCTTCGTGTAGAAGCACCATTAATACAAGCGCAATTAATCGAAACAATCTTATTAAATATCGTTAATTTCCATACGTTAATTACGACAAAAGCAAGTAGAATACGACAAATTGCTTCTGGTGATGATCTAATGGAATTTGGTACACGTCGTGCTCAAGAAATTGATGCTGCATTATGGGGTGCAAGAGCTGCATATATCGGAGGTTTCGATTCTACAAGTAACGTTAGAGCAGGTAAATTATTCGGCATTCCAGTTTCTGGAACACATGCACATGCATTAGTTCAAACTTATGGCAATGAATATATAGCTTTTAAAAAGTATGCAGAGCGTCATAAAAATTGCGTCTTTTTAGTAGATACATTTCATACATTGAAGTCTGGCGTTCCTACTGCAATTAAAGTAGCCAAAGAATTAGGTGATAAGATTCATTTTGCAGGGATTAGATTAGATTCTGGAGATATAGCATATTTATCTAAAGAAGCAAGACGTATGCTAGATGAAGCAGGCTTTCCTGATGCTAAAATTATTGCCTCTAATGATTTAGATGAGGAAACAATAACAAGTTTAAAAGCACAAGGTGCTAAAGTTGATTCCTGGGGTGTCGGCACTAAATTGATTACTGGATATGATCAACCAGCATTAGGAGCAGTATATAAATTAGTTGCTATAGAAGATGACAACGGTAACTATAGTGATCGTATTAAATTATCTAATAATGCTGAAAAGGTCACAACACCAGGTAAGAAAAACGTTTATCGTATCATTAATAAAAAAACGGGCAAAGCAGAAGGCGATTATATTACTTTAGATCATGAAGATCCTCATCAACAAAATCCGTTGAAAATGTTCCACCCAGTACACACATATAAAATGAAATTTATTAAATCTTTTGATGCTATAGATTTACATCATACGATTTATGACAATGGTAAGTTAGTTTATGATATGCCTACAGAAGCTGAATCTCGTGATTATTTAGCACGTAGTTTACAATTTATTTGGGAAGAGAATAAACGTTTTTTAAATCCACAAGAATATCCAGTAGATTTAAGTACAGAGTGTTGGGATAATAAACATAAACGTATATTTGAAGTTGCTGAACATGTTAAGGAGATGGAAGAAGATAATGACTAA
- a CDS encoding DUF2179 domain-containing protein → MSVIVGNPWLMVITIFIINVCYVTFLTMRTILTLKGYRYMAASVSFLEVLVYVVGLGLVMSNLGHIQNIIAYAFGFSIGIIVGMKIEEKLALGYTVVNVTSAEYELDLPNELRNLGYGVTHYAAFGRDGSRMVMQILTPRKYERKLMDTVKNLDPKAFIIAYEPRNIHGGFWTKGIRRRKLKDYEPELLESVVEHEV, encoded by the coding sequence ATGTCGGTAATAGTTGGAAATCCATGGTTAATGGTCATCACTATTTTTATTATTAATGTGTGCTATGTTACATTTCTAACAATGCGCACGATATTAACACTTAAAGGTTATCGTTACATGGCAGCATCAGTGAGCTTTTTAGAAGTACTTGTATATGTAGTAGGATTAGGTTTAGTTATGTCTAATCTTGGCCATATACAAAATATTATTGCCTACGCTTTCGGTTTCTCGATAGGAATTATTGTAGGGATGAAAATAGAAGAAAAATTGGCCCTTGGCTATACAGTTGTTAACGTAACATCAGCTGAATATGAATTAGATTTACCAAATGAGTTGAGAAATTTAGGATATGGTGTAACCCACTATGCAGCATTCGGTAGAGATGGTAGCCGTATGGTGATGCAAATTTTAACTCCAAGAAAATATGAACGTAAATTAATGGATACGGTGAAAAATTTAGATCCTAAAGCGTTTATTATAGCTTATGAACCACGAAATATTCATGGTGGATTCTGGACTAAAGGTATTCGTCGTCGTAAACTTAAAGATTATGAGCCAGAACTACTTGAAAGTGTTGTTGAGCATGAAGTTTAA
- the nadE gene encoding ammonia-dependent NAD(+) synthetase, translating into MTKLQDIVVEEMKVKQHLNSADEIAEIKHFIKSYVQSHSFIKSLVLGISGGQDSTLTGKLVQLAVNELRQEGRDCTFIAVKLPYGVQKDAAEVEDALSFIEPDEIVTVNIKPAVDQSVQSLQEAGIHLTDFQKGNEKARERMKVQFSIASNRQGIVVGTDHSAENITGFYTKYGDGAADIAPIFGLNKRQGRQLLAYLNAPKHLYEKIPTADLEDDKPQLPDEDALGVTYDHIDDYLEGKEVPEEARKIIEGHYVRNAHKRELAYTRYTWPKSNSKK; encoded by the coding sequence ATGACTAAATTACAAGATATTGTTGTTGAAGAAATGAAAGTTAAACAACATTTAAATAGTGCCGATGAAATTGCAGAAATTAAACACTTTATTAAAAGTTATGTGCAATCACATTCATTTATCAAATCGTTAGTACTTGGTATATCAGGTGGGCAAGATTCAACACTTACAGGTAAATTAGTACAATTAGCGGTTAACGAATTAAGACAAGAAGGTAGAGATTGTACATTTATTGCTGTTAAATTACCATATGGTGTACAAAAAGATGCTGCTGAAGTTGAAGATGCACTATCATTTATTGAACCAGATGAAATTGTGACTGTGAATATTAAGCCAGCAGTAGATCAAAGCGTTCAATCATTACAAGAGGCTGGCATTCATTTAACTGATTTTCAAAAAGGAAATGAAAAGGCTCGTGAACGTATGAAAGTACAATTTTCAATTGCCTCTAATAGACAGGGAATAGTGGTTGGTACGGATCATTCTGCAGAAAATATAACAGGTTTTTATACAAAATATGGTGATGGTGCAGCTGACATAGCTCCAATATTTGGTTTGAATAAAAGACAAGGTCGTCAATTATTAGCCTATTTAAACGCGCCAAAGCATTTATATGAAAAAATACCAACAGCAGATTTAGAAGATGATAAGCCTCAACTTCCTGATGAAGATGCGCTAGGTGTAACATATGACCATATTGATGATTATTTAGAAGGTAAAGAAGTGCCGGAAGAAGCGCGTAAAATCATCGAAGGACATTATGTTCGCAATGCTCATAAGAGAGAACTAGCCTATACACGTTATACATGGCCTAAAAGTAATAGCAAAAAATAA
- the purB gene encoding adenylosuccinate lyase: MIERYSREEMSNIWTDQNRYEAWLEVEILACEAWSELGYIPREDVQKIRENAQVDVERAQEIELETRHDVVAFTRQVSETLGDERKWVHYGLTSTDVVDTALSFVIKQANDIIEKDLERFIEVLANKAKKYKYTLMMGRTHGVHAEPTTFGVKMALWYTEMQRNLQRFKAVREEIEVGKMSGAVGTFANIPPEIETYVCKHLGIGAAPVSTQTLQRDRHAYYIATLALIATSLEKFAVEIRNLQKTETREVEEAFAKGQKGSSAMPHKRNPIGSENITGISRVIRGYITTAYENVPLWHERDISHSSAERIMLPDVTIALDYALNRFTNIVDRLTVFEDNMRQNIDKTFGLIFSQRVLLALINKGMVREEAYDKVQPKAMESWETKTPFRELIEQDDSITNVLTKEELDECFNPEHHLNQVDTIFERAGLA; this comes from the coding sequence ATGATAGAACGTTATTCTAGAGAAGAAATGTCAAATATTTGGACAGACCAAAATCGCTATGAAGCGTGGTTAGAAGTTGAAATTTTAGCTTGTGAAGCATGGAGCGAATTAGGTTATATACCACGAGAAGATGTACAAAAAATTCGTGAAAATGCACAAGTAGATGTCGAACGTGCACAAGAAATAGAGTTAGAAACACGTCATGATGTAGTGGCATTTACTAGACAAGTTTCAGAAACTTTAGGCGATGAGCGTAAATGGGTACATTATGGTTTAACTTCTACAGATGTTGTGGATACAGCATTGAGTTTTGTAATCAAACAAGCAAATGACATTATTGAAAAAGATTTAGAACGTTTTATAGAAGTACTAGCTAATAAAGCTAAGAAATATAAATATACATTAATGATGGGACGTACTCACGGTGTTCATGCAGAACCAACTACATTTGGTGTGAAAATGGCACTATGGTATACAGAAATGCAACGTAATTTACAACGTTTTAAAGCTGTTCGTGAAGAAATTGAAGTAGGTAAAATGAGTGGAGCTGTTGGTACATTTGCCAATATTCCACCTGAAATTGAAACATATGTGTGTAAACATTTAGGTATTGGCGCTGCACCTGTATCAACACAAACTTTACAACGTGATCGACATGCGTATTATATTGCGACATTAGCACTTATTGCCACATCATTGGAAAAATTTGCTGTTGAAATTCGTAATTTACAAAAAACGGAAACAAGAGAAGTTGAAGAAGCATTTGCTAAAGGGCAAAAAGGTTCTTCAGCAATGCCTCATAAACGTAATCCGATAGGCTCTGAGAATATTACAGGTATCTCAAGAGTCATTCGTGGTTATATTACAACAGCATACGAAAATGTTCCGTTATGGCATGAACGTGATATTTCACATTCATCAGCTGAAAGAATTATGTTACCAGATGTTACAATTGCTTTAGACTATGCATTAAATAGATTTACCAATATTGTAGATCGCTTAACAGTCTTTGAAGATAATATGCGTCAAAATATCGATAAAACATTTGGTCTGATTTTCTCTCAACGTGTCCTATTAGCTTTAATTAATAAAGGTATGGTTAGAGAAGAAGCTTATGACAAAGTACAACCGAAAGCGATGGAATCATGGGAAACAAAAACACCTTTCCGCGAGTTGATTGAACAAGATGACTCTATAACTAATGTTTTAACTAAAGAAGAGTTAGACGAGTGTTTCAATCCAGAACACCATTTAAATCAAGTTGATACAATTTTTGAACGCGCTGGATTAGCATAG
- a CDS encoding NETI motif-containing protein has product MSMKFKVEAEETITDCLQRMKEAGYMPVRRIEKPIYQENKDGSIEVLQQEIIFIGKKITT; this is encoded by the coding sequence TTGAGCATGAAGTTTAAAGTTGAAGCTGAAGAAACGATTACTGACTGTTTACAACGCATGAAAGAGGCTGGTTATATGCCAGTTCGTCGAATTGAAAAACCTATTTATCAAGAAAATAAAGATGGTTCAATTGAAGTATTACAACAAGAAATTATTTTCATAGGTAAAAAAATAACAACATAA
- a CDS encoding heptaprenylglyceryl phosphate synthase codes for MYDISKWRHVFKLDPAKWISDDDLDAICMSQTDAIMIGGTDDVTEDNVIHLMSRVRRYPLPLVLEISNLESVMPGFDFYFVPSVLNSTDVTYHNGLLHQALKEYGHSIDFEEVMFEGYVVLNPDSKVAQLTKATTALSIEDLEAYAQMVNELYRMPIMYLEYSGSYGDTERVRAVANQLSTTQLFYGGGISTLQQAEEMAQIADTIVVGNIIYTDIKKALKTVKIKESSK; via the coding sequence ATGTATGACATCAGTAAGTGGCGCCATGTTTTTAAATTAGACCCAGCAAAATGGATTTCAGATGATGATCTAGATGCAATTTGTATGTCACAAACAGATGCAATCATGATCGGTGGTACTGATGATGTAACTGAAGATAATGTCATCCATTTAATGAGTAGAGTAAGAAGGTATCCCTTACCACTTGTACTAGAGATTTCTAATTTAGAAAGTGTCATGCCAGGTTTTGACTTTTACTTTGTACCATCTGTATTAAATAGTACAGACGTTACATATCATAATGGCTTATTACATCAAGCTTTGAAGGAATATGGTCATAGTATAGATTTCGAAGAAGTTATGTTTGAAGGCTATGTTGTCTTAAATCCAGATAGTAAAGTAGCACAACTAACTAAAGCAACGACAGCTTTATCAATTGAAGATTTAGAAGCATATGCACAGATGGTGAACGAATTATATCGTATGCCAATAATGTATTTAGAATATAGTGGAAGTTACGGTGATACTGAACGAGTTAGAGCTGTAGCAAACCAATTATCAACAACACAACTATTTTATGGTGGAGGCATTTCAACGTTACAACAAGCAGAAGAAATGGCACAAATTGCAGACACTATAGTAGTAGGTAATATTATTTATACAGATATCAAAAAAGCTTTAAAAACAGTGAAAATAAAGGAGTCTAGTAAATGA
- the pcrA gene encoding DNA helicase PcrA has translation MNALLNHMNAEQSEAVKTTEGPLLIMAGAGSGKTRVLTHRIAYLLDEKDVSPYNVLAITFTNKAAKEMKERVQKLVGDEAEVIWMSTFHSMCVRILRRDADRIGIERNFTIIDSTDQKSVIKDVLKNENIDSKKFEPRMFIGAISNLKNELKTPEDAQKEANDYHSQMVATVYSGYQRQLQRNEALDFDDLIMTTITLFERVPEVLEYYQNKFQYIHVDEYQDTNKAQYTLVKLLASKFKNLCVVGDSDQSIYGWRGADIQNILSFEEDYPEAKTIFLEQNYRSTKTILNAANEVIKHNSERKPKGLWTANTNGDKINYYEAMTERDEAEYVVREIMKHHRNGKPYSEMAILYRTNAQSRVLEETFMKSNIPYTMVGGQKFYDRKEIKDLLSYLRIIANSNDDISLQRIINVPKRGVGPSSVDKIQNYAVQNNISMFDALGEVDFIGLSKKVTQECLNFYELIQNLIKEQEFLEISDIVEEVLNKSGYREMLERENTLESRSRLENLDEFMSVPKDYEENTPLEEQSLINFLTDLSLVADIDEADTESGVTLMTMHSAKGLEYPIVFIMGMEESLFPHIRAIKSDDDHEMEEERRICYVAITRAEEVLYITHATSRMLFGRSQSNMPSRFLQEIPEELLEKHSSSKRQTIQPKAKPVTKRGFSQRTTSSKKQVTSSDWKVGDKVTHKAWGEGMVSHVNEKNGSVELDIIFKSQGPKRLLAQFAPIEKKED, from the coding sequence ATGAATGCACTATTAAATCATATGAATGCAGAACAAAGTGAGGCTGTTAAAACAACAGAAGGACCATTATTAATTATGGCGGGGGCTGGTTCAGGTAAGACACGAGTTTTAACACATAGAATTGCGTATTTATTAGACGAAAAAGATGTATCACCATACAATGTTTTAGCCATTACATTTACCAATAAAGCTGCTAAAGAAATGAAAGAGCGTGTACAAAAATTAGTAGGTGATGAAGCAGAAGTAATATGGATGTCAACATTCCACTCTATGTGTGTGAGAATTTTACGTCGTGATGCTGATCGTATTGGTATTGAACGCAACTTTACAATTATTGATTCAACTGACCAAAAATCAGTAATCAAAGATGTGTTGAAAAATGAAAATATCGATAGTAAGAAATTTGAACCACGTATGTTTATTGGTGCAATTAGCAACTTGAAAAATGAACTGAAAACGCCAGAAGATGCCCAAAAAGAAGCCAATGACTATCATTCGCAAATGGTTGCAACGGTGTATAGTGGTTATCAACGTCAACTACAACGTAATGAAGCGTTAGATTTTGATGATTTAATTATGACAACAATTACTTTATTTGAACGTGTACCTGAAGTATTGGAATATTATCAAAATAAATTTCAATATATACATGTTGATGAATATCAAGATACTAACAAAGCACAATATACATTAGTCAAATTATTAGCAAGTAAATTTAAAAATTTATGTGTTGTAGGTGACTCAGATCAATCTATCTATGGCTGGCGTGGTGCCGACATTCAAAACATTTTATCCTTTGAAGAAGATTACCCAGAAGCTAAAACCATTTTTCTAGAACAAAACTATCGTTCGACTAAAACCATTTTAAATGCTGCTAATGAAGTCATTAAACATAATTCAGAACGTAAGCCGAAAGGACTTTGGACTGCTAATACTAACGGTGACAAAATTAATTACTACGAAGCGATGACTGAACGCGATGAAGCGGAATATGTTGTACGTGAAATAATGAAGCATCATAGAAATGGTAAACCATACAGTGAAATGGCTATTTTGTATAGAACAAACGCACAATCACGTGTACTTGAAGAAACATTTATGAAGTCTAATATTCCGTACACTATGGTTGGAGGTCAAAAGTTCTATGATCGTAAAGAAATTAAAGATTTATTAAGTTATTTACGAATTATAGCAAATAGTAATGATGATATTAGTTTACAACGTATTATCAATGTTCCAAAACGTGGTGTAGGCCCTTCATCAGTTGATAAAATTCAAAATTATGCTGTTCAAAATAATATTAGTATGTTCGATGCATTAGGTGAAGTTGATTTTATTGGCTTATCGAAAAAAGTAACACAAGAGTGTCTGAATTTTTATGAATTGATTCAAAATTTAATTAAAGAGCAAGAATTCTTAGAAATTAGTGACATTGTGGAAGAAGTTCTGAACAAATCAGGATATCGAGAGATGCTAGAAAGAGAAAATACACTGGAATCACGTAGTCGTCTAGAAAACTTAGATGAATTTATGTCTGTACCAAAAGATTATGAGGAAAATACACCATTAGAAGAACAATCATTAATAAACTTCTTAACAGATTTATCATTAGTAGCAGACATTGATGAAGCAGATACTGAAAGTGGCGTAACATTAATGACTATGCACTCTGCAAAAGGATTGGAATATCCAATCGTTTTCATTATGGGCATGGAGGAATCATTATTCCCACATATTAGAGCAATTAAAAGTGATGATGATCATGAAATGGAAGAGGAACGTCGTATTTGTTATGTTGCGATTACTCGTGCAGAAGAGGTATTGTACATTACACATGCAACGTCACGTATGCTATTTGGACGTTCACAATCTAATATGCCTTCTCGATTTTTACAAGAAATTCCAGAAGAATTATTAGAAAAACATTCAAGTAGTAAGCGCCAAACAATTCAACCTAAAGCTAAACCAGTGACAAAAAGAGGATTTAGTCAACGTACGACATCTTCTAAGAAACAAGTGACATCATCTGACTGGAAAGTTGGAGATAAAGTCACACATAAAGCCTGGGGCGAAGGCATGGTTAGTCATGTCAACGAAAAAAATGGTTCAGTGGAATTAGACATCATTTTCAAATCTCAAGGACCTAAGCGTTTACTTGCTCAATTTGCACCAATTGAGAAGAAGGAGGATTAA
- a CDS encoding prephenate dehydratase, whose translation MQLYYLGPKGTFSYLACRQYLSETEATYEPKSNLFEVVKAVSENDDGVGIVPIENSIEGTINLVADSLAQQHVFAHGEIRLDINFALYANEGDTLADIKKVYSIAPAISQTSNYIHKHQFDYDYVDSTIQSLDKITHGVAAIAPLGSGEAYGYHPLDTHIEDYPHNATRFLVIKNHQQFDTHVSSLMFLITPTVDKPGLLASILNTFALFNINLSWIESRPLKTQLGMYRFFVQADSTLSEDIDKVISILITLDFKVKMIGAFN comes from the coding sequence ATGCAATTATACTATTTAGGACCTAAAGGAACATTTTCATACCTAGCCTGTCGACAATATTTATCTGAAACTGAGGCGACATACGAACCAAAATCAAATTTATTTGAAGTAGTAAAAGCTGTTTCGGAAAATGATGATGGTGTAGGTATCGTCCCGATTGAAAACTCTATTGAAGGGACAATTAATCTAGTAGCTGATTCTTTAGCACAACAGCATGTTTTTGCACATGGAGAGATTCGTCTAGATATTAATTTCGCATTGTATGCTAATGAAGGTGATACATTAGCAGATATAAAGAAAGTTTATTCTATTGCGCCTGCTATAAGTCAGACTAGCAACTATATTCATAAACATCAATTTGACTATGACTACGTTGATAGTACTATCCAAAGTTTAGATAAAATCACTCATGGTGTGGCTGCCATTGCACCTTTAGGCAGCGGTGAGGCATATGGTTATCATCCGTTAGATACACATATTGAAGATTACCCACATAATGCTACACGGTTTTTAGTTATTAAAAATCATCAACAATTTGATACGCATGTGTCATCTTTAATGTTTTTAATTACACCGACTGTAGATAAACCAGGTTTATTAGCTAGTATCTTAAACACATTTGCCTTATTTAATATCAATTTATCCTGGATTGAATCACGCCCATTAAAAACACAACTAGGTATGTATCGTTTCTTTGTCCAAGCAGATTCAACTCTAAGTGAAGATATAGATAAAGTTATTTCGATCTTGATCACCCTAGACTTCAAAGTAAAAATGATTGGTGCTTTTAATTAA
- a CDS encoding nitric oxide synthase oxygenase: protein MLFEEAQIFIRKMYHEYDYHNDIIEQRLTEINDEINQTGTYTHTTEELTYGAKVAWRQSNRCIGRLFWDSLNVVDARDIKTEPEFLGAITNHINKATNDGKLKPYITIFAPTNGPKIFNHQLIRYAGYEQSGDPSERDITQLAEHLGWQGQGGHFDILPLIYQLPGDNMKYFEYPEGLIKEVNIEHEHYPKLAELGLKWYAVPIISNMDLKIGGITYPTAPFNGWYMVTEIGVRNFIDDYRYNLLEKVAHAFEFDTLKNNSFNKDRALVELNYAVYHSFKNQGVSIVDHLTASKQFELFERNEEKCQRHVTGKWSWLAPPLSPTLTSNYHHGYDNTVNDPNFYYKKQDIENNKCPFHQ, encoded by the coding sequence ATGTTATTTGAAGAGGCACAAATATTTATTAGAAAAATGTATCATGAATATGACTATCATAACGACATAATTGAACAGCGTTTAACTGAAATTAACGATGAAATAAATCAAACTGGAACTTACACACACACTACTGAAGAACTAACATATGGCGCAAAAGTGGCATGGCGACAGTCTAACCGCTGTATCGGTAGACTATTTTGGGATTCTCTCAATGTTGTAGATGCAAGAGATATTAAGACAGAGCCTGAATTTCTTGGTGCTATTACAAACCATATCAATAAGGCGACAAATGATGGCAAATTAAAACCTTACATTACTATTTTCGCACCAACAAATGGTCCAAAAATATTTAATCATCAGCTTATTCGCTACGCTGGTTATGAACAAAGTGGTGACCCTTCTGAAAGAGATATTACACAGCTAGCTGAACATTTAGGTTGGCAAGGGCAAGGTGGTCACTTCGACATTCTTCCACTGATTTATCAACTTCCCGGTGACAATATGAAATATTTTGAATATCCTGAAGGGTTAATTAAAGAAGTTAATATTGAACATGAGCACTATCCAAAATTAGCTGAACTCGGATTAAAATGGTATGCTGTACCAATTATTTCAAATATGGATTTAAAAATTGGTGGCATTACTTATCCAACTGCGCCATTTAACGGTTGGTATATGGTTACTGAAATCGGTGTACGTAATTTTATTGATGATTATAGATATAATTTATTAGAAAAAGTTGCACATGCTTTCGAATTTGATACACTTAAAAATAATTCATTTAATAAAGATCGTGCACTAGTTGAATTAAATTATGCAGTATATCATTCTTTTAAAAATCAAGGTGTCTCTATTGTCGATCACTTAACAGCTTCTAAACAGTTTGAATTATTCGAACGTAATGAAGAAAAATGTCAAAGACATGTGACAGGAAAATGGTCATGGTTAGCGCCGCCATTATCACCGACACTAACATCAAATTATCATCATGGTTATGATAACACTGTTAATGATCCTAATTTTTATTATAAAAAACAGGATATTGAAAACAACAAGTGCCCTTTTCATCAATAA